The Pirellulimonas nuda genome includes a region encoding these proteins:
- the hpf gene encoding ribosome hibernation-promoting factor, HPF/YfiA family: MQTIVTTRHGELSESSRQVLVKKAEKLGRFFERLTAIEVIVDLKDEHRPRVDIKVSAEHKHDFIGHDQSENLLTALESAVQKVEQQLRKYKERVQTRARSPEARRWDGSKAVDGAPEGTPGGDGSIGDESIGDESIGDEDLKDDSVG; the protein is encoded by the coding sequence GTGCAAACGATTGTCACGACGAGGCACGGAGAGCTAAGCGAATCCAGCCGCCAGGTGCTGGTGAAGAAAGCCGAGAAGCTCGGCAGGTTCTTTGAGCGGCTGACCGCGATCGAGGTGATCGTCGACCTCAAGGACGAGCACCGTCCGCGGGTCGACATCAAGGTGTCTGCGGAGCACAAGCACGATTTTATCGGTCACGACCAGTCGGAAAACCTGCTGACCGCCCTGGAATCGGCGGTTCAGAAGGTGGAGCAGCAGCTCCGCAAGTACAAAGAACGGGTCCAGACACGGGCCCGTTCGCCCGAGGCGCGTCGCTGGGACGGCTCGAAGGCCGTGGACGGGGCGCCCGAAGGCACGCCGGGAGGCGACGGGTCCATCGGCGACGAGTCCATTGGAGACGAGTCCATTGGAGACGAGGACCTCAAGGACGACTCGGTCGGGTGA
- a CDS encoding PTS sugar transporter subunit IIA, which translates to MNFADFICKEAIRTDLQATDKEAVIREMVTALQEAGSVSAANFESIVQAILKREELGSTGIGRGVAVPHTKHPTVDKLSGAVAVSESGVDFSSLDGEPVHLLFLLVSPPDRPGDHLRALENISRRLRDESFCRFLIQSKTSEDVWQLLEEADNNQFGS; encoded by the coding sequence ATGAATTTTGCGGATTTTATTTGTAAGGAAGCGATCCGGACTGACCTTCAAGCGACCGACAAGGAAGCGGTGATTCGGGAGATGGTGACGGCGTTGCAAGAAGCCGGCTCGGTTTCTGCGGCCAACTTCGAGAGCATCGTTCAGGCGATCCTCAAGCGTGAAGAGCTGGGCAGCACCGGCATCGGACGCGGGGTCGCCGTGCCGCACACCAAGCACCCGACGGTCGACAAGCTGTCGGGCGCCGTCGCGGTGAGCGAGAGCGGCGTCGACTTTAGCAGCCTGGACGGCGAGCCGGTGCACCTGCTGTTCCTGCTGGTGTCGCCCCCGGACCGCCCGGGAGACCACCTGCGGGCGCTGGAGAACATCTCTCGCCGGTTGCGCGACGAGTCGTTCTGCCGGTTCCTGATCCAGAGCAAAACGTCCGAAGACGTCTGGCAACTGCTGGAAGAGGCAGACAACAACCAGTTCGGCTCCTAA
- a CDS encoding HPr family phosphocarrier protein — translation MPVYHATRIVVVRHADGLHARPAEMVARQAMQYKSRVELVRDQRRIDARSILNILTLGAECGVQLIVEAEGDDADAAVEAIARLIESEFTTEAPSHEQRPCGDGG, via the coding sequence ATGCCCGTCTACCACGCCACCCGGATCGTCGTGGTCCGACACGCCGATGGGCTCCACGCCCGGCCGGCGGAGATGGTGGCGCGTCAGGCGATGCAGTACAAGTCGCGCGTCGAGTTGGTGCGCGACCAACGCCGCATCGACGCCCGCAGCATCTTGAATATCTTGACGCTCGGGGCGGAGTGCGGCGTGCAGCTAATCGTTGAGGCCGAAGGGGACGACGCCGACGCGGCGGTCGAGGCGATCGCCCGGCTGATCGAAAGCGAATTCACTACCGAGGCGCCCTCGCACGAGCAGCGCCCGTGCGGAGACGGCGGGTGA
- the ptsP gene encoding phosphoenolpyruvate--protein phosphotransferase: MQRLQGIAVSPGVAIGEAIVLDNEGFRIPRRFLTRHAVRNEIKRLEAAINESTAEVERSRVRIAAELGDDYASIFSAHAQMLNDPRLREELEELIRERHYSPEYAVSRVLRRYAKVFQALEGSTMAERASDIFDIEKRLLRRLLGQKREDLSRITSEVLVLARNLTPSETASINPKFVRAFATETGGPGSHTAIVAEGLGIPAVVGVGAFLAEVSGGETVIIDGDQGLVIVQPDEETLARYRHEVDHQRSLAVKLQELRDLPAETTDGVHVQMLGNIEFPSEVEHCLARGADGVGLYRTEFLYLTGGSEPTEDEHYEAYASVMKAMGDRPVVMRTLDLGADKLPHLPTPEDERNPFLGLRSIRLALKHVDMFRTQLRAMLRASVHGELKIMFPLVSTLIELRRAKMVLADAMEDLEEEGVPFDRNLKVGMMVEVPSAVLMMDHFVEEVDFFSIGTNDLIQYALAVDRSNKDVAGLYTAAEPAVIKLIQMSVDAANAGGKPISMCGQMSGNPLYTMLLLGLGLRALSATPAALPEVKRVCRSVSIKRCQKVAAHTLRLESARDVKNYLREELNRLLPDQPL, encoded by the coding sequence ATGCAACGGCTACAAGGTATCGCGGTTTCGCCCGGCGTGGCGATCGGCGAGGCGATCGTCCTCGACAACGAGGGGTTCCGCATCCCCAGGCGGTTCCTCACCCGTCACGCGGTACGCAACGAGATCAAGCGGCTTGAGGCCGCGATCAACGAATCGACCGCCGAGGTGGAGCGCAGCCGCGTGCGCATCGCGGCCGAGCTGGGCGACGACTACGCCTCGATCTTCTCCGCCCACGCCCAGATGCTCAACGACCCCCGGCTCCGCGAGGAGCTGGAGGAGCTGATCCGCGAACGGCACTACTCGCCGGAATACGCGGTGAGCCGGGTGCTGAGGCGCTACGCCAAGGTGTTCCAGGCGCTCGAAGGCTCGACCATGGCCGAGCGCGCCAGCGACATCTTCGACATCGAGAAGCGGCTGCTCCGCCGGTTGCTGGGGCAGAAGCGGGAGGACCTGTCGCGGATCACCTCCGAGGTGCTGGTGCTGGCCCGCAACCTCACCCCCAGCGAAACCGCCAGCATCAACCCGAAGTTCGTCCGCGCGTTCGCCACCGAAACGGGCGGCCCCGGCAGCCACACGGCGATCGTGGCCGAGGGGCTGGGGATCCCGGCGGTGGTGGGCGTGGGCGCCTTCCTGGCGGAGGTGTCCGGCGGCGAGACCGTCATCATCGACGGCGACCAGGGGCTGGTGATCGTCCAGCCGGACGAGGAGACCCTGGCCCGCTACCGGCACGAGGTCGACCACCAGCGATCGCTCGCGGTCAAGCTGCAGGAGCTGCGCGACCTGCCGGCCGAGACGACCGACGGCGTGCACGTACAGATGCTGGGGAACATCGAGTTCCCCAGCGAGGTAGAGCACTGCCTGGCCCGCGGCGCCGACGGCGTGGGGCTGTACCGCACGGAGTTCCTCTACCTCACCGGCGGCAGCGAGCCGACGGAGGACGAGCACTACGAGGCCTACGCGTCGGTGATGAAGGCCATGGGGGACCGCCCGGTGGTGATGCGCACCCTCGACCTGGGCGCCGACAAGCTCCCCCACCTGCCGACCCCCGAGGACGAACGCAACCCGTTCCTGGGGCTGCGCAGCATCCGGCTGGCGCTGAAGCACGTTGACATGTTCCGCACCCAGTTGCGGGCGATGCTGCGGGCCAGCGTGCACGGCGAGCTGAAGATCATGTTCCCGCTGGTCAGCACACTGATCGAGCTGCGCCGCGCGAAGATGGTGCTGGCCGACGCCATGGAAGACCTGGAGGAAGAAGGGGTCCCCTTCGACCGCAATCTGAAGGTGGGCATGATGGTCGAGGTGCCCAGCGCCGTGCTGATGATGGACCACTTCGTCGAAGAGGTCGACTTCTTCAGCATCGGCACGAACGACCTCATCCAGTACGCGTTGGCGGTCGATCGCAGCAACAAGGACGTTGCGGGGCTCTACACCGCCGCCGAGCCGGCGGTGATCAAGCTGATCCAGATGTCGGTCGATGCGGCAAACGCCGGCGGCAAGCCGATCAGCATGTGCGGGCAGATGAGCGGCAACCCCCTCTACACGATGCTGCTGCTGGGGCTGGGGCTGCGGGCGCTCAGCGCCACGCCGGCGGCGCTGCCGGAAGTCAAACGCGTGTGCCGCAGCGTGTCGATCAAGCGTTGCCAGAAGGTGGCCGCCCACACGCTCAGGCTGGAGAGCGCGCGGGACGTGAAGAACTACCTCCGTGAGGAGCTGAACCGATTACTACCCGATCAACCACTTTAA
- a CDS encoding Rne/Rng family ribonuclease — protein sequence MKQEMLINVAQPEECRIAIVENGQLEELYVERTSADNYVGNIYRGKIVNLEPSIQAAFVDFGVGRNGFLHISDVEAQYFRQGGYDPDVPIEPSGRQSAPQREAPRDDDFGDDDDDGEESAGGDDAPRSNGRATQTQRKMRPGVRPRIKPPIQEVFQRGDEVIVQVIKEGIGTKGPTLSTYISIPGRYLVLMPALGRIGVSRKIEDDDARKRLRTILRELNPPKGLGFIVRTAGTERTKKELSRDLAYLVRLWKVLVRRIRKSEGPSDIYEESDIVIRTIRDIVTSDVESIHIDEPQAYERAKEFLQFVMPRHVGRLHLHDGKEPLFNKYKLDEEIARINQRKVPLRGGGSLVIDQTEALVAIDVNSGAFRTDGGAEESAYQLNLIAAKEIARQLRLRDLGGVVVNDFIDMRKERNRRTVEHTLRDAMKRDRARTKILRTSPFGLIEMTRQRVRPSLKRSVYRECPCCMGNGLVKSAESMSIEVVRKLMMASQLDRVERITLTVDESVATYLNNKKRRELARLEDENNVQILVLGREGLSPEHLEFQCVDAAGKEIAFE from the coding sequence ATGAAGCAAGAAATGCTCATCAACGTCGCCCAGCCGGAAGAGTGCCGGATCGCGATTGTTGAGAACGGGCAGCTCGAAGAGCTGTACGTAGAACGAACCAGCGCCGACAACTACGTCGGCAATATCTACCGCGGAAAGATCGTCAACCTCGAGCCGAGCATCCAGGCCGCGTTTGTTGATTTCGGCGTGGGCCGCAACGGCTTCCTGCACATCAGCGACGTCGAGGCCCAGTACTTCCGCCAGGGGGGCTACGACCCCGACGTGCCGATCGAGCCCAGCGGCCGCCAGAGCGCCCCGCAGCGCGAGGCGCCGCGGGACGACGACTTCGGCGACGACGACGACGACGGCGAAGAGTCGGCCGGCGGCGACGACGCGCCCCGCTCCAACGGGCGCGCGACCCAGACGCAGCGGAAGATGCGCCCCGGCGTGCGGCCGCGCATCAAGCCCCCCATCCAGGAGGTGTTCCAACGCGGCGACGAGGTGATCGTGCAGGTCATCAAGGAAGGGATCGGCACCAAGGGGCCGACGCTCTCGACCTACATCAGCATCCCGGGTCGGTACCTGGTGCTGATGCCGGCGTTGGGCCGGATCGGCGTGTCGCGGAAGATCGAAGACGACGACGCCCGCAAGCGGCTGCGGACCATCCTCCGCGAGCTCAACCCCCCCAAGGGGCTCGGCTTTATCGTCCGCACCGCGGGGACCGAGCGCACCAAGAAAGAACTCTCGCGCGACCTGGCGTACCTGGTGCGGCTGTGGAAGGTGCTGGTGCGGCGGATCCGCAAGAGCGAGGGCCCCTCGGACATCTACGAAGAGAGCGACATCGTCATCCGCACGATCCGCGACATCGTGACCTCCGACGTTGAGTCGATCCACATCGACGAGCCCCAGGCGTACGAACGGGCCAAGGAGTTCTTGCAGTTTGTCATGCCCCGGCACGTCGGCCGGCTGCACCTGCACGACGGCAAAGAGCCGCTGTTCAACAAGTACAAGCTGGACGAGGAGATCGCCCGCATCAACCAGCGCAAGGTGCCGCTGCGGGGGGGCGGGTCGCTGGTGATCGACCAGACCGAGGCGCTGGTGGCGATCGACGTAAACAGCGGCGCGTTCCGCACCGACGGCGGCGCCGAGGAGTCGGCCTACCAGCTCAACCTGATCGCCGCCAAGGAGATCGCGCGGCAGCTCCGGCTGCGCGACCTGGGGGGCGTGGTGGTGAACGACTTCATCGACATGCGCAAGGAGCGCAACCGCCGCACCGTAGAGCACACGCTCCGCGACGCGATGAAGCGGGACCGCGCCCGCACCAAGATCTTGCGCACCAGCCCATTCGGCCTGATCGAGATGACCCGTCAGCGGGTCCGCCCCAGCCTGAAGCGCAGCGTCTACCGCGAGTGCCCGTGCTGCATGGGGAACGGCCTGGTGAAGAGCGCCGAGAGCATGTCGATCGAGGTGGTGCGGAAGCTGATGATGGCGAGCCAGCTCGACCGGGTCGAGCGGATCACGCTCACCGTCGACGAGAGCGTGGCTACCTACCTGAACAACAAGAAACGCCGAGAGCTGGCGCGGTTGGAGGACGAGAACAACGTGCAGATCTTGGTGCTGGGCCGCGAGGGGCTGTCGCCGGAGCACCTCGAGTTTCAGTGCGTCGACGCGGCGGGGAAGGAGATCGCGTTCGAGTGA
- a CDS encoding CHASE3 domain-containing protein: MAPASPPPVQKHFLAEPLAVSIVVVLLLVSGLLTLQGAMRLRANRESVVHTYEVLAQIDRVSTTLVDAETAQRGFLITGDESHLEPYSQSLGAIDATVADLTRLTADNPTQQELLDGLRPQIDQRLAELKEPIDVYREEGGIEAAKAAVATDIGARLMDRVRDRLAQMRQVEIDLMEDRKQRLSQTYNSSLLTTAVTTLAGLALVGGIVYLLQHNRRRAENAATAIFAERERLRVTLASIGDGVISTDRDGNVTFQNAISEGLTGWTNEEARGQPLESIFKIINEDTRETVENPGLPALREGVIMGLANHTLLISKQGSECPIDDSAAPIRTRDGAIDGAVLVFRDVTDRRAEERQQQEVAQFLGAVLDALPASVLVLDDQLNVINHNRTFEDTFGAIDRGSAAASVFEIVGGQLDVPELRALLEGLTVEGDRVQQDEVDHDFASIGRCVLRMAVRRFDSGRPGRGSVLLVLSDVTGQRRLEAMHRRLDRQMRQFLEQVKDYAIFSMDVDCRATSWNQGVQQVLGFEEKEFLGEDIRQLIFPPEAIAEGSHEAEFRTARESGDASDDRWMLRKGGERIWASGITTAIRDEDDQLIGYSKVMRDLTQRKLAQDELAELAAKLSEMDRRKNEFLATLAHELRNPLAPIKNAVQLMGLSQLDTETEELRETMARQVEQLVRLIDDLLDVSRISRGKIALRKEVVDLRSIVDAAVEASRPFIAESGQELDVVHSDADVFIDADPSRMTQVVSNLLNNSAKYSNAGSRITLETGSEDGRAFVRVTDEGIGLAADQLEGIFQMFSQVSDSLERGAAGLGIGLTLVKTLMELHGGSVTAQSEGLGLGSVFCVTLPETSKPVAADAQQPADGQAKKTARSFQVLVVEDMHALRVILARLLERLGHHVVTVENGAQALERLDSYSPQVVLSDISMPGMTGYELVRRIRARLDTSDIFCVAMTGYGQDTDREKAFEAGFNEHLIKPVDIADLETLFQRLDEGGA; encoded by the coding sequence TTGGCGCCTGCATCTCCCCCCCCTGTCCAGAAGCACTTCCTCGCCGAGCCGCTGGCGGTCTCGATCGTGGTCGTGCTGCTGCTTGTCTCGGGGTTGCTCACGCTCCAGGGCGCCATGCGGCTACGAGCCAATCGAGAATCAGTGGTGCACACCTACGAGGTGTTGGCCCAGATTGATCGGGTGTCGACCACCCTGGTCGACGCAGAGACAGCCCAGCGCGGGTTCCTGATCACCGGCGACGAGAGCCACCTCGAACCCTACAGCCAATCTCTCGGCGCGATCGACGCCACGGTAGCGGACCTGACCCGGCTGACGGCCGACAACCCGACCCAGCAAGAACTCCTAGACGGCCTTCGGCCCCAGATCGACCAGCGGCTGGCCGAACTCAAGGAGCCGATTGATGTCTACCGTGAGGAGGGGGGGATCGAAGCGGCCAAAGCAGCGGTCGCCACCGATATCGGCGCCAGGCTGATGGACAGGGTCCGCGACCGGCTCGCCCAGATGCGCCAGGTCGAGATCGATCTCATGGAAGACCGCAAGCAACGGCTGAGCCAGACCTACAACAGCAGCCTGCTGACGACGGCGGTCACGACGCTGGCCGGCCTTGCGCTGGTGGGAGGGATCGTCTACCTGCTGCAGCACAACCGCCGACGGGCAGAGAACGCCGCCACGGCGATCTTCGCCGAGCGCGAACGCCTAAGAGTGACGCTGGCGAGCATCGGCGACGGCGTGATCTCTACCGATAGAGACGGGAACGTCACGTTTCAAAACGCGATCTCAGAAGGCCTCACCGGCTGGACCAACGAAGAGGCGCGCGGGCAGCCGCTGGAGTCCATCTTCAAGATCATCAACGAAGACACCCGCGAAACGGTGGAGAACCCCGGGCTGCCCGCCCTGCGCGAGGGGGTCATCATGGGGCTGGCGAACCACACGCTGCTGATCTCCAAGCAGGGCTCCGAGTGTCCGATCGACGACAGCGCCGCCCCCATCCGCACCCGCGATGGGGCCATCGACGGCGCCGTGCTGGTGTTCCGCGACGTAACCGACCGACGCGCGGAAGAAAGGCAGCAGCAGGAAGTCGCCCAGTTCTTGGGCGCGGTGCTCGACGCGCTGCCGGCTTCGGTGTTGGTGCTCGACGACCAATTGAATGTCATCAATCACAACCGCACGTTCGAAGACACCTTCGGCGCTATCGACCGCGGCTCGGCCGCGGCCTCGGTCTTCGAGATCGTGGGGGGGCAGCTCGACGTGCCCGAACTGCGGGCGCTGCTGGAGGGGCTTACCGTAGAGGGGGACCGCGTCCAGCAAGACGAGGTCGATCACGACTTCGCCAGCATCGGACGGTGTGTGCTGCGGATGGCGGTCCGGCGTTTCGACTCGGGCCGACCGGGCCGCGGCTCGGTGTTGTTGGTGCTGTCGGACGTTACGGGCCAGCGCCGGCTGGAAGCGATGCACCGCCGGCTCGACCGCCAGATGCGGCAGTTCCTGGAGCAGGTAAAGGACTACGCCATCTTCAGCATGGACGTCGACTGCCGCGCCACTAGTTGGAACCAGGGGGTCCAGCAGGTGCTGGGATTCGAAGAGAAGGAATTCCTGGGCGAGGACATCCGCCAGCTGATCTTCCCCCCAGAGGCGATCGCCGAAGGAAGCCACGAGGCCGAGTTCCGCACCGCGCGAGAATCCGGCGACGCCAGCGACGACCGCTGGATGCTGCGCAAGGGGGGCGAACGGATCTGGGCCTCCGGCATCACCACCGCCATCCGCGACGAAGACGACCAGCTCATCGGGTACAGCAAGGTCATGCGCGACCTCACCCAGCGCAAACTGGCCCAGGACGAGCTGGCCGAGCTGGCCGCCAAACTCTCCGAGATGGACCGCCGTAAGAACGAGTTCCTCGCCACGCTCGCCCACGAGCTCCGCAACCCGCTGGCCCCCATCAAGAACGCCGTGCAACTGATGGGGCTCTCCCAGCTCGACACCGAGACGGAAGAGCTCCGCGAGACCATGGCCCGGCAGGTCGAGCAGCTCGTCCGCTTGATCGACGACCTGCTAGACGTCTCACGCATCAGCCGCGGCAAGATCGCGCTGCGCAAGGAGGTGGTCGACCTGCGGTCGATCGTCGACGCGGCCGTGGAGGCCTCCCGCCCCTTCATCGCGGAGAGCGGCCAGGAGCTGGACGTCGTCCACAGCGACGCCGACGTCTTCATCGACGCCGACCCCTCGCGCATGACGCAGGTCGTCTCGAACCTGCTGAACAACTCCGCCAAGTACAGCAACGCCGGCAGCCGCATCACGCTAGAAACCGGGTCGGAGGATGGCCGCGCCTTCGTCCGCGTGACCGACGAGGGGATCGGCCTGGCCGCGGACCAGCTCGAGGGGATCTTCCAGATGTTCTCGCAGGTCAGCGACAGCCTGGAGCGTGGCGCGGCCGGGCTTGGGATCGGGCTGACGCTGGTCAAGACGCTGATGGAGCTGCACGGAGGATCGGTCACCGCCCAGAGCGAGGGGCTGGGGCTGGGGAGCGTGTTTTGCGTGACGCTCCCGGAAACATCGAAGCCCGTCGCCGCCGACGCGCAGCAGCCCGCCGACGGCCAGGCAAAGAAAACCGCTCGGTCCTTCCAGGTGCTGGTGGTGGAAGACATGCACGCGCTACGCGTGATCCTCGCCCGGCTGCTGGAGAGGCTGGGGCACCACGTGGTGACCGTAGAAAACGGCGCCCAGGCCCTCGAGCGGCTCGACAGCTACTCGCCCCAGGTCGTGCTGTCCGACATCTCGATGCCCGGCATGACCGGCTACGAACTGGTCCGCCGGATCCGCGCCCGGCTCGATACGTCGGACATCTTCTGCGTGGCGATGACCGGCTACGGCCAGGACACCGACCGCGAGAAGGCGTTCGAGGCGGGGTTCAACGAGCACCTGATCAAGCCGGTCGACATCGCCGACCTGGAGACCTTGTTCCAGCGGTTGGACGAGGGGGGTGCTTAG
- a CDS encoding site-2 protease family protein, whose product MTEPPSEPSSQSDPDQPGQRIDLSQDVSRPSPPPPTGLTQGNDADRKRQGRFAPQRSVRLPLLLFLATCVSTFWVGSTGWRPQDFLSLEHPAAMLRVMAANWQVGLTYMGALLGILMAHEMGHFVMTLHHRIPASYPLFIPVPINAIGTMGAVISMDGRRANRLQIFDIGLAGPLAGLVIAVPVLWMGVQQLNLNSSPLPGEVELYNPVIVRWMIQYLHPELPERVYWIGISQVNALFMAGWVGMLITGLNMLPVSQLDGGHTIHGLFGRQSYKISQAFTMVAIAYVVIHLEQAAIWTVMLVLVILMGIHHPPTSDDSMELDDTRWVVGVASMAIPILCFPLLGLRA is encoded by the coding sequence ATGACCGAGCCCCCCTCCGAGCCTTCAAGCCAATCCGATCCCGACCAGCCCGGCCAGCGGATCGACCTATCCCAAGACGTTAGCCGCCCCTCGCCGCCGCCGCCGACCGGCCTGACGCAGGGCAACGACGCAGACCGCAAGCGGCAGGGCCGCTTCGCCCCGCAACGCTCGGTGCGGCTGCCGCTGCTGCTGTTCCTGGCGACGTGCGTCTCTACCTTCTGGGTCGGCAGCACCGGTTGGCGCCCGCAGGACTTCTTGAGCCTAGAGCACCCGGCCGCGATGCTCCGAGTGATGGCGGCCAACTGGCAGGTGGGGCTCACCTACATGGGCGCCCTGCTGGGCATCCTGATGGCCCACGAGATGGGTCACTTTGTCATGACCCTCCACCACCGCATCCCGGCCAGTTACCCGCTGTTCATCCCGGTCCCCATCAACGCCATCGGCACCATGGGCGCGGTGATCAGCATGGACGGGCGGCGGGCCAACCGGCTGCAGATCTTCGACATCGGCCTGGCCGGCCCGCTGGCCGGGCTGGTGATCGCGGTGCCGGTGCTGTGGATGGGGGTCCAGCAGCTCAACCTCAATTCCAGCCCCCTGCCGGGCGAGGTAGAGCTGTACAACCCGGTGATCGTCCGCTGGATGATCCAGTACCTCCACCCGGAGCTCCCCGAAAGGGTTTACTGGATCGGCATCTCTCAGGTGAACGCCCTGTTCATGGCGGGTTGGGTCGGCATGCTGATCACCGGGCTGAACATGCTGCCGGTGAGCCAGCTCGACGGCGGGCACACCATCCACGGCTTGTTCGGCCGGCAGAGCTACAAGATCTCGCAGGCGTTCACGATGGTGGCGATCGCGTACGTCGTGATCCACCTCGAACAAGCCGCTATCTGGACCGTGATGCTGGTGCTGGTGATCTTGATGGGGATCCATCACCCCCCCACCTCCGACGACTCCATGGAGCTCGACGACACGCGGTGGGTCGTCGGCGTGGCGAGTATGGCGATCCCGATCTTGTGCTTCCCGCTGCTGGGACTGCGCGCGTAG
- a CDS encoding HDOD domain-containing protein: MPATLPAAFAPLLERAQRLYCLPTVAMETLELSRQPSVDGRALRESLERDPALVGKLLRVANSPVFGVAGGVSDLGQAISLLGDRSLRLLVLGFSIPEALHEGLPAERLSKYWTHTLARAVAARELARFVSGCDGDEAFTAALLADLGLLAMLQQLGAPFATLLDQADQNALDPMSLERRALGFDRGTLTGAMLRGWGIPDRLPDAIAEAWRIAGAFPQQKTESPLAAVVHLAEMAARVLADHRLTALPELTEASADTAGLDADALHALLAEIEPKLVGLCDALRLPKPGELGFAKTLAEGYARLAELTEQAAAGLAPPERGELAQMETMLATTFELVSLVADEKQYSDRKPRPDTRRAEGPETMSPHLARGDAALETHTRQAAAECRQRRCSLSLLLGAVDPGDDPLRLGAVIERVRQVLGEELATDSDRPRVAPTGELGVSVIAKGIDRQEAVRAAKKLIHAEDRSAGVLNFGVATVAVPPAGFDAAELLAAAQRCLAAARNVSGPAVKSIEVY, translated from the coding sequence ATGCCCGCGACCCTCCCCGCTGCATTCGCCCCGCTACTCGAGCGCGCCCAGCGGCTCTACTGCCTGCCGACGGTGGCCATGGAGACGCTGGAGCTGTCGCGGCAGCCTTCGGTCGATGGCCGGGCGCTGCGCGAATCGCTGGAGCGCGACCCGGCGCTGGTGGGCAAGCTGCTGCGGGTCGCCAATAGCCCGGTGTTCGGGGTCGCCGGGGGCGTGTCGGACCTCGGCCAAGCGATCTCGCTGCTGGGAGACCGGTCGCTGCGGCTGCTGGTGCTTGGGTTCTCTATCCCCGAAGCGCTGCACGAGGGCCTGCCCGCAGAACGCTTGTCCAAGTACTGGACCCACACGCTGGCCCGCGCGGTCGCCGCGCGTGAGCTTGCCCGCTTCGTTTCCGGCTGCGACGGCGACGAGGCGTTCACCGCCGCGCTGCTGGCCGACCTCGGGCTGCTAGCAATGCTGCAGCAACTGGGCGCCCCCTTCGCCACGCTGCTCGACCAGGCAGACCAGAACGCCCTCGACCCGATGTCGCTCGAGCGGCGCGCCCTGGGGTTCGACCGCGGGACGCTTACCGGCGCCATGCTCAGGGGATGGGGGATCCCGGACCGGCTCCCGGACGCGATCGCAGAAGCGTGGCGCATCGCGGGCGCCTTCCCACAGCAAAAGACCGAATCCCCCCTCGCGGCGGTCGTCCACCTCGCCGAGATGGCGGCCCGCGTGCTCGCCGACCACCGGCTCACCGCGCTGCCGGAGCTGACCGAGGCGTCGGCCGACACGGCCGGCCTCGACGCCGATGCGCTCCACGCGCTGCTGGCAGAGATCGAGCCGAAGCTGGTCGGGCTCTGCGACGCGCTGCGTCTCCCCAAGCCGGGAGAGCTCGGCTTCGCCAAGACGCTTGCGGAGGGCTACGCCCGGCTGGCGGAGCTCACCGAGCAGGCAGCCGCGGGGCTCGCCCCGCCCGAGCGGGGAGAGCTGGCCCAGATGGAAACCATGCTGGCGACCACGTTCGAGCTGGTGTCGCTGGTCGCCGATGAGAAGCAGTACTCCGACCGCAAGCCGCGGCCCGACACACGACGCGCCGAGGGGCCCGAGACGATGTCGCCCCACCTGGCCCGCGGCGACGCGGCGCTGGAGACCCACACACGCCAAGCCGCGGCCGAGTGCCGACAGCGGCGTTGTTCGTTGAGCCTGCTGTTGGGGGCCGTCGACCCGGGCGACGACCCTCTCCGGCTGGGGGCCGTGATCGAAAGGGTCCGCCAGGTGCTGGGCGAGGAGCTGGCGACCGACTCGGACCGGCCGCGCGTCGCGCCCACCGGCGAGTTAGGGGTCTCGGTGATCGCGAAGGGGATCGACCGGCAGGAGGCGGTCCGTGCGGCGAAGAAGCTGATCCACGCCGAGGACCGCAGCGCAGGGGTGCTGAACTTCGGGGTCGCCACGGTCGCGGTGCCGCCGGCGGGCTTTGACGCCGCGGAACTGCTGGCCGCGGCGCAGCGTTGTCTCGCGGCCGCCCGAAACGTGAGCGGCCCCGCCGTCAAGAGCATCGAGGTCTACTAG